Proteins encoded within one genomic window of Deinococcus budaensis:
- a CDS encoding NPCBM/NEW2 domain-containing protein, with amino-acid sequence MKRVPNPAPVSRPRPVSRGRPGWRAVAVAALLVGCAQPAPLAPAPGAADLPEFVYDGQDHSWSSAGGTALTPLVLNPGDNTLSYESWTAASNGWGPIERDRSNGERSPGDGRPLRIGGETFERGFGVHAGSSMTFDLGGQCSTFTASVGVDDEVGSRGSVVFQVWNGTATKLFESGVMRGSDPPRSLSVPVEGVTDLRLVVTDAGDGLNYDHADWAGAMVRSCGGTGSADAIRINAGGPTQTVGGVTWLGCESLADCRGYVRGGFAYGEDDEIAGVAAPASAALYQTEWTGGQTSGVPAGESAFAFAVPLPSGEYQVRLHFAELNKGAPGQRLFDVNLEGGAAELQDFDVFREAGGAGRAIVRTLPVTVRDGELNIDFVRGVENAKVSGIEILARAAAPAQRGEIDLNGAELVFSGVVNRAGSPQTVTLRNLGQGELRVGSLTLTGEHASAFRLVNAPAAPLTLPPGQSVTLGVAFAPGNLTGALRAELRIESDDADEGTRTLSLSGLSARGEQGDQEPPLAQIVQALGFGINVGSSSLILGTGAAPLGDEVLAGLFVKAGPGPVTLRPVARYSPDDLLPFGYYTPGSSGPALREVAVIARGGEQQLNPPVVAGGQDTFDPGSEAFGLYVGATSYAPRNNYTQDALNSGGPVRHAARVYPLKDRAGRVLANQYLVGFEPAVNGDYQDYVFVVGNVKPAAAPQAPSALRWTPRADSPAAVSEAQGLAVNGRLYVFGGFDGSLRAGTRSYAYDPAADRWAAVAPLPEPLTHSAVAADGETVYVAGGFVGNHPGPQTNHVWKYDTASDTWSAGPPLPGARGGGAMARLGRELHFFGGVERDPGNPDIYRRDSPEHWVLDLDGGAGWRAAAPLPNPRNHLAGVALGGALYAIGGQHLGDEDRGNQSAVHRYDPATDRWTPRASLPLPLGHVNASTLVWNGRIVVVAGVTQDSAEVGTVFEYDPAADRWAELTPLPAARQSPVADVIGGGLIVTTGSLPSGAKATTWSGSR; translated from the coding sequence ATGAAGAGAGTGCCGAACCCCGCGCCCGTGTCCCGCCCCCGACCTGTTTCGCGTGGGCGCCCCGGCTGGCGCGCGGTCGCCGTGGCCGCGCTGCTCGTCGGCTGCGCGCAGCCTGCGCCGCTCGCCCCGGCCCCGGGCGCGGCCGACCTGCCCGAGTTCGTGTACGACGGCCAGGACCACAGCTGGAGCAGCGCGGGCGGGACGGCGCTGACGCCGCTCGTCCTCAATCCCGGGGACAACACCCTCAGCTACGAGAGCTGGACCGCCGCCAGCAACGGCTGGGGACCCATCGAACGCGACCGCAGCAACGGCGAGAGAAGTCCGGGGGACGGGCGCCCGCTGCGCATCGGCGGAGAGACGTTCGAGCGCGGCTTCGGGGTCCACGCGGGGTCGAGCATGACCTTTGATCTGGGCGGGCAATGTTCCACCTTCACGGCCAGCGTCGGCGTGGACGACGAGGTCGGCAGCCGGGGCAGCGTGGTCTTTCAGGTCTGGAACGGCACGGCCACCAAGCTCTTTGAGAGCGGCGTGATGCGCGGCAGCGACCCGCCCCGCAGCCTCAGCGTGCCGGTGGAGGGCGTAACCGACCTGCGGCTGGTGGTCACCGACGCGGGCGACGGGCTGAACTACGACCACGCCGACTGGGCGGGGGCGATGGTGCGCAGCTGCGGCGGGACCGGCAGCGCGGACGCCATCCGCATCAACGCGGGCGGCCCCACGCAGACGGTGGGCGGGGTGACCTGGCTGGGCTGCGAGAGCCTGGCAGACTGCCGGGGCTACGTGCGCGGCGGCTTTGCCTACGGGGAAGACGACGAGATCGCCGGGGTGGCGGCCCCGGCCAGCGCGGCCCTCTACCAGACCGAGTGGACCGGGGGCCAGACCAGCGGCGTGCCCGCAGGGGAGAGCGCGTTCGCGTTCGCGGTGCCGCTGCCCAGCGGCGAGTACCAGGTGCGGCTGCATTTCGCCGAACTCAACAAGGGGGCGCCCGGCCAGCGCCTCTTCGACGTGAATCTGGAAGGGGGCGCGGCCGAACTTCAGGACTTCGACGTGTTCCGCGAGGCGGGGGGCGCGGGCCGGGCCATCGTCCGCACGCTGCCCGTCACGGTGCGCGACGGGGAGCTGAACATCGACTTTGTCCGGGGAGTCGAAAACGCCAAGGTCAGCGGCATCGAGATTCTCGCGCGGGCGGCGGCGCCCGCCCAGCGCGGCGAGATCGACCTGAACGGCGCCGAGCTGGTGTTCAGCGGCGTGGTAAACCGCGCGGGCAGCCCCCAGACCGTGACCCTGCGCAACCTGGGTCAGGGCGAGCTGCGGGTCGGCAGCCTTACGCTGACGGGCGAGCACGCTTCGGCCTTCCGGCTGGTGAATGCGCCCGCCGCGCCGCTCACCCTGCCTCCCGGCCAGAGCGTCACGCTGGGCGTGGCCTTTGCGCCGGGGAACCTGACGGGCGCGCTGCGGGCCGAGCTGCGGATCGAGAGTGACGACGCCGACGAGGGCACCCGCACCCTGAGCCTTTCGGGCCTGAGCGCCCGCGGCGAGCAGGGCGACCAGGAGCCGCCGCTGGCGCAGATCGTGCAGGCGCTGGGGTTCGGAATCAACGTGGGCAGCTCTTCCCTGATCCTGGGCACCGGTGCGGCGCCGCTGGGCGACGAGGTGCTGGCTGGGCTGTTCGTCAAGGCGGGTCCTGGCCCGGTAACCCTGCGCCCGGTCGCCCGGTATTCGCCCGACGACCTGCTTCCCTTCGGGTACTACACGCCCGGAAGCAGCGGTCCGGCGCTGCGCGAGGTCGCGGTGATCGCGCGCGGCGGCGAGCAGCAGCTCAACCCGCCGGTCGTGGCGGGGGGCCAGGACACCTTCGATCCGGGCAGCGAGGCCTTCGGCCTGTACGTGGGCGCGACCTCCTACGCGCCGCGCAACAACTACACCCAGGACGCGCTGAACAGCGGCGGCCCCGTGAGGCACGCCGCGCGGGTCTATCCGCTGAAAGACCGCGCCGGGCGGGTGCTGGCCAACCAGTATCTGGTGGGCTTCGAACCCGCCGTCAACGGCGACTATCAGGATTACGTGTTCGTGGTGGGGAACGTCAAACCCGCCGCCGCCCCGCAGGCGCCCTCGGCCCTGCGCTGGACCCCCCGCGCCGACTCGCCCGCCGCCGTCTCCGAGGCGCAGGGGCTGGCCGTGAACGGGCGGCTCTACGTGTTCGGCGGCTTCGACGGCAGCCTGCGGGCCGGGACCCGCTCGTACGCCTACGACCCGGCCGCCGACCGCTGGGCGGCCGTGGCGCCTCTGCCCGAGCCGCTGACCCACAGCGCGGTCGCCGCCGACGGCGAAACGGTGTACGTCGCAGGCGGGTTCGTGGGGAACCACCCCGGCCCGCAGACGAACCACGTCTGGAAGTACGACACCGCGAGCGACACCTGGAGCGCGGGGCCGCCCCTGCCCGGCGCGCGCGGCGGCGGCGCGATGGCCCGGCTGGGGCGCGAGCTGCACTTTTTCGGCGGCGTGGAGCGCGACCCCGGCAACCCCGACATCTACCGCCGCGACTCGCCCGAGCACTGGGTCCTCGACCTGGACGGGGGCGCGGGCTGGCGCGCGGCCGCCCCGCTGCCCAACCCGCGCAATCACCTGGCGGGCGTGGCGCTGGGCGGCGCGCTGTACGCCATCGGCGGCCAGCACCTCGGCGACGAGGACCGGGGCAACCAGAGCGCCGTCCACCGCTACGACCCCGCCACCGACCGCTGGACGCCCCGCGCCAGCCTGCCCCTGCCGCTGGGGCACGTCAACGCCTCCACCCTGGTCTGGAATGGCCGCATCGTGGTCGTGGCGGGCGTGACCCAGGACTCGGCGGAGGTGGGGACGGTCTTCGAGTACGACCCCGCCGCCGACCGCTGGGCCGAGCTGACCCCGCTGCCCGCCGCCCGCCAGTCCCCGGTCGCGGACGTGATCGGCGGCGGGTTGATCGTCACGACCGGCTCGCTTCCCAGCGGCGCCAAGGCGACGACCTGGAGCGGCAGCCGCTGA
- a CDS encoding glycosyltransferase family 4 protein, with protein sequence MNVLVVHNYYQQAGGEDAVFHAETEALRARGVNVRLHTVHNDSIGGQNPVGTALGTVWNARSARALAAVAREHRAEVVHFHNTFPLVSPAAYRAAQSAGAAVVQTLHNFRLLCANALLFRDGHVCEACVGRTPPSPAVQHACYRGSRAGSAVVATMLTTHRLLGTYERQVDLYIALSEFSRQKLIQGGLPADRLVVKPNFLSGEAARLAEAAAPGTADGAGAGAYALFVGRLSPEKGTATLLRAWERLGQRLPLRIVGDGPLAPQVAEAAQRQGGVEWLGRQPPARVLELMRGAALLAFPSECYENFPMTLVEAFASGLPVVASDLGAMPGIVEHGHTGRLFRPGDPADLAAQVEWLLAHPAEHAAMRRAARREYETHYTEERNVELLLGLYRQARARRQARPTLATGRVPG encoded by the coding sequence ATGAACGTTCTGGTGGTCCACAACTACTATCAGCAGGCGGGCGGCGAGGACGCGGTCTTTCATGCCGAGACGGAGGCCCTGCGCGCGCGCGGGGTGAATGTCCGGCTGCACACGGTCCACAACGACAGCATCGGGGGCCAGAATCCGGTCGGCACCGCGCTGGGCACCGTCTGGAACGCGCGCTCGGCCCGGGCGCTGGCCGCCGTCGCCCGTGAGCACCGCGCCGAGGTGGTGCATTTCCACAACACCTTTCCGCTGGTCTCCCCGGCGGCCTACCGGGCGGCGCAGTCGGCGGGGGCAGCGGTCGTGCAGACGCTGCACAATTTCCGGCTGCTGTGTGCCAACGCGCTGCTGTTTCGTGACGGCCACGTCTGCGAGGCCTGCGTGGGGCGCACCCCGCCCTCGCCCGCCGTGCAGCACGCCTGCTACCGGGGCAGCCGCGCCGGGTCGGCGGTGGTGGCGACCATGCTCACCACGCACCGCCTGCTGGGAACCTATGAGCGGCAGGTGGACCTCTATATCGCGCTCAGTGAGTTTTCGCGCCAGAAGCTGATTCAGGGCGGGCTGCCCGCCGACCGGCTGGTGGTCAAGCCCAACTTTCTGAGCGGCGAGGCCGCGCGGCTCGCGGAGGCTGCCGCGCCGGGGACGGCAGACGGGGCCGGGGCCGGGGCCTACGCCCTGTTCGTGGGCCGCCTCTCGCCCGAAAAGGGCACGGCGACCCTGCTGCGTGCCTGGGAGCGCTTGGGCCAGCGCTTGCCGCTGCGGATCGTGGGCGACGGTCCCCTCGCCCCGCAGGTCGCGGAAGCCGCGCAGCGGCAGGGGGGCGTCGAGTGGCTGGGCCGCCAGCCCCCCGCGCGCGTCTTGGAGCTGATGCGCGGCGCGGCCCTGCTGGCCTTTCCCTCCGAGTGTTACGAGAATTTTCCCATGACGCTGGTCGAAGCCTTCGCCTCGGGCCTGCCGGTGGTGGCGAGCGACCTGGGGGCCATGCCGGGCATCGTCGAGCACGGCCACACCGGGCGGCTTTTCCGGCCGGGGGACCCGGCGGATCTCGCCGCGCAGGTCGAGTGGCTGCTGGCGCACCCAGCGGAGCACGCGGCGATGCGCCGGGCCGCGCGCCGCGAGTACGAGACCCACTACACCGAGGAGCGCAACGTCGAGCTGCTGCTGGGCCTCTACCGCCAGGCGCGGGCACGCCGTCAGGCCCGGCCCACACTCGCCACCGGCCGGGTGCCCGGATGA
- a CDS encoding glycosyltransferase: protein MPVPIRPRVLHVVSHLDLGGAEEVAISLTEGLSAEYDTHFFAVGGVSSGEVGQAMQARLRALGVPVHCGTPLAMKRGGLAHAGARLAALLRRLRPELIHLHTEIPETVYALAALAGGSPARPAVLRTIHNATLWPAWSRIGGWVEGRLTPASAVAVSQDSLDGLQAFRAGRGLAPLPPPRTRVVYNGVRLAPGLAQHAAPGSADEVQILFAGRLEPQKGADLLPALLEQAAGLTGRPARVTLLGDGSLTPALRRWAQETRLRWPVTLAPPQAGLSGALGRYDVVLMPSRFEGFGLLAAEALLAGTPVVASDIPGLREVLRPTYPLLAPPEDVTALAARLAEVVEDPARFRALARELGGEIGDRFGMPRMLTGYREAYGDLLRARGALPAGVGRGLA from the coding sequence ATGCCCGTCCCCATCCGGCCCCGGGTGCTGCACGTCGTCTCGCACCTCGACCTGGGCGGGGCCGAGGAGGTGGCGATCTCGCTGACCGAGGGGCTGAGCGCCGAGTACGACACCCACTTTTTTGCGGTGGGCGGCGTGTCGTCGGGTGAGGTCGGGCAGGCCATGCAGGCCCGGCTGCGCGCCCTGGGGGTGCCGGTCCACTGCGGCACCCCCCTGGCGATGAAGCGCGGCGGCCTCGCCCACGCGGGCGCCCGGCTGGCCGCGCTGCTGCGCCGTCTGCGCCCCGAGCTGATCCACCTGCACACCGAGATTCCCGAGACGGTCTACGCGCTCGCGGCGCTGGCCGGGGGATCGCCCGCGCGCCCCGCCGTGCTGCGGACCATCCACAACGCGACCCTCTGGCCCGCCTGGAGCCGCATCGGCGGCTGGGTGGAGGGCCGTCTGACCCCGGCCAGCGCGGTGGCGGTCTCGCAAGACAGCTTGGACGGCCTGCAAGCGTTCCGGGCCGGGCGGGGGCTGGCCCCCCTGCCGCCCCCACGCACCCGCGTCGTCTACAACGGGGTCCGGCTGGCCCCTGGCCTGGCCCAGCACGCGGCGCCGGGCAGCGCGGACGAGGTGCAGATCCTCTTTGCCGGGCGCCTGGAACCCCAGAAGGGTGCGGACCTGCTGCCGGCGCTGCTGGAGCAGGCCGCCGGGCTGACCGGGCGCCCGGCGCGGGTCACGCTGCTGGGCGACGGCAGCCTGACTCCGGCGCTGCGCCGCTGGGCGCAGGAAACGCGGCTGCGCTGGCCGGTCACGCTGGCGCCGCCGCAGGCGGGCCTTTCCGGCGCACTGGGCCGCTACGACGTGGTGTTGATGCCCTCGCGGTTTGAGGGCTTCGGCCTGCTGGCCGCCGAGGCGCTGCTGGCCGGGACCCCGGTGGTCGCCAGCGATATCCCCGGCCTGCGCGAGGTGCTGCGGCCCACTTACCCGCTGCTCGCGCCCCCGGAAGACGTGACCGCCCTGGCCGCCCGGCTGGCCGAGGTCGTGGAGGACCCCGCGCGGTTCCGGGCGCTGGCCCGCGAACTGGGCGGCGAGATCGGGGACCGTTTCGGGATGCCCCGGATGCTGACGGGGTACCGTGAGGCGTACGGCGACCTGCTGCGGGCCAGAGGCGCGCTGCCTGCGGGCGTGGGGAGAGGACTGGCATGA
- a CDS encoding O-antigen ligase family protein, translating to MPNTWTTSPWALLALLGLLASALVVWQPSGAAPVMLGLGALLGLLALGRRLPGLALGFLACCLLGYALLGRGFAYLGAPPVFVGEMALALGLLALLLTGALRGLVAAPPLYPLLALLLTGAAATVPYVGVYGIDAFRDAALWGYGLFALIVAGLLLRGNRGEGRVLGAARGYVRYAPLFLLWMPVALVISELYADAIPLTPGSDVRLLDLKGGDVAVHLAGIAALLLLGLPRLLAAGNARSVALGRLSLTRTDWLWWALWFAAAAIPLFRVRAGLLAVAAVVLVVLLFRPGTRWWKPLVLVVLMVTSFVAFDVRITVGGARNTISAESLLLNIQSITQSTGEGDRDGSRRWRLLWWGDIVNYTVSGPYFWTGKGYGINLADADGYQLANGELRSPHNGHLTILARSGVPGLAAWVLLQGLFVFGLLRAYRRAAAAGQELWARLNLWVLAYWTAFMVNAAFDVFLEGPQGGIWFWALFGFGLALLELQRRHWKRQAGRPATPQMPAPLEVR from the coding sequence ATGCCGAACACATGGACGACCTCCCCCTGGGCGCTGCTGGCGCTGCTGGGCCTGCTGGCGAGCGCGCTGGTGGTCTGGCAACCGTCAGGCGCGGCCCCGGTGATGCTGGGGCTGGGCGCCCTGCTGGGGCTGCTGGCGCTGGGGCGGCGGCTCCCCGGGCTGGCGCTGGGGTTCCTGGCCTGTTGCCTGCTGGGCTACGCGCTGCTGGGACGCGGCTTCGCCTACCTGGGCGCTCCGCCCGTGTTCGTGGGCGAGATGGCGCTGGCGCTGGGGCTGCTCGCGCTGCTGCTGACAGGCGCCCTGCGCGGGCTGGTGGCCGCTCCGCCCCTTTACCCGCTGCTGGCGCTGCTGCTGACCGGGGCGGCGGCCACCGTGCCCTACGTCGGCGTGTACGGCATCGACGCTTTTCGGGACGCCGCGCTGTGGGGCTACGGCCTGTTCGCGCTGATCGTGGCGGGCCTGCTGCTGCGCGGGAACCGGGGAGAAGGCCGGGTGCTGGGTGCCGCGCGGGGGTACGTGCGCTACGCCCCGCTCTTTTTGCTGTGGATGCCGGTCGCGCTGGTGATCAGCGAGCTGTACGCGGACGCGATTCCGCTGACGCCCGGATCGGATGTCCGGCTGCTCGACCTCAAGGGCGGCGACGTGGCGGTGCATCTGGCGGGAATCGCGGCGCTGCTGCTGCTGGGACTGCCGCGCCTGCTCGCCGCAGGGAACGCCCGCAGCGTCGCCCTGGGCCGCCTCAGCCTGACCCGCACCGACTGGCTGTGGTGGGCGCTGTGGTTCGCGGCCGCCGCCATTCCGCTGTTCCGGGTCCGCGCCGGACTGCTGGCGGTCGCGGCGGTCGTGCTGGTCGTGCTGCTGTTTCGCCCCGGCACCCGCTGGTGGAAACCGCTGGTGCTGGTCGTGTTGATGGTGACGAGCTTCGTGGCCTTTGACGTGCGCATCACGGTGGGGGGCGCGCGCAACACCATCTCGGCCGAGTCGCTGCTGCTGAACATCCAGAGCATCACCCAGTCCACCGGGGAGGGCGACCGCGACGGCTCGCGGCGCTGGCGGCTGCTGTGGTGGGGCGACATCGTGAACTACACCGTCTCCGGTCCCTACTTCTGGACCGGCAAGGGCTACGGCATCAATCTGGCCGACGCCGACGGCTACCAGCTCGCCAACGGCGAACTGCGCAGTCCGCACAACGGCCACCTCACCATCCTGGCGCGTTCGGGGGTGCCGGGTCTGGCCGCGTGGGTGCTGCTTCAGGGCCTGTTCGTGTTTGGGCTGCTGCGCGCCTACCGCCGGGCCGCCGCCGCCGGGCAGGAGCTGTGGGCACGGCTGAACCTCTGGGTGCTGGCCTACTGGACCGCCTTTATGGTGAACGCCGCCTTCGACGTGTTTCTGGAAGGCCCGCAGGGCGGCATCTGGTTCTGGGCGCTGTTCGGCTTCGGCTTGGCGCTGCTGGAGCTTCAGCGGCGGCACTGGAAGCGGCAGGCAGGGCGCCCGGCAACGCCGCAAATGCCCGCCCCCCTGGAGGTCCGCTGA